Proteins encoded within one genomic window of Candidatus Polarisedimenticolia bacterium:
- a CDS encoding ABC transporter permease, with product MSSGRHPFLLLVLARMRELMREPEVVFWVFIFPILLAIGLGMAFRNKPPDQIVVGVVEAEGSGPVLAALSPDHGFVAETVSDAEAAKRLRLGKVALVVVPGATYEYRYDPTRPDSVLARQRVHDALQRAAGRADPVPVKETLITEPGARYIDFLIPGLLGMNIMSGGMWGVGFLLVDMRTRRLLKRLIATPMKRTDFLGAIMTSRILLVLTEMALLLIFGRLIFHLVVQGSLGTVILLAVLGAFVFAGLGLLVASRTARIETASGLMNIVMLPMFVFSGIFFSSDRFPAAMQPFVKALPLTALNDALRAAILEGADLSSQAGRVLVMLVWGVVASVVALKLFRWN from the coding sequence ATGAGTAGCGGCCGCCATCCGTTCCTTCTGCTCGTCCTCGCCCGCATGCGCGAGCTCATGCGCGAGCCGGAGGTCGTCTTCTGGGTGTTCATCTTCCCGATCCTGCTGGCGATCGGCCTCGGGATGGCGTTCCGCAACAAGCCGCCCGACCAGATCGTCGTCGGGGTCGTCGAGGCCGAGGGATCCGGGCCGGTCCTCGCGGCCCTCTCCCCCGACCATGGGTTCGTGGCCGAGACCGTCTCCGACGCCGAGGCGGCCAAGCGCCTGCGTCTCGGCAAGGTCGCCCTCGTCGTGGTGCCGGGGGCCACGTACGAGTACCGCTACGACCCGACGCGGCCCGACAGCGTGCTGGCGCGCCAGAGGGTGCACGACGCCCTGCAGCGCGCCGCCGGCCGCGCCGATCCGGTGCCGGTCAAGGAAACGCTCATCACGGAGCCCGGCGCCCGCTACATCGACTTCCTCATCCCCGGCCTGCTCGGGATGAACATCATGAGCGGCGGCATGTGGGGCGTGGGCTTCCTGCTCGTCGACATGCGCACCCGCAGGCTCCTGAAGCGCCTCATCGCGACGCCGATGAAGCGCACGGACTTTCTCGGCGCCATCATGACCAGCCGCATCCTCCTGGTGCTCACCGAGATGGCGCTCCTCCTGATCTTCGGCCGCCTCATCTTCCACCTGGTCGTGCAGGGCTCTCTGGGGACCGTCATCCTGCTCGCCGTCCTCGGGGCGTTCGTGTTCGCCGGTCTCGGCCTCCTCGTCGCCTCCCGCACCGCCCGGATCGAGACCGCATCGGGACTGATGAACATCGTCATGCTTCCGATGTTCGTCTTCTCGGGGATCTTCTTCTCCTCCGATCGCTTCCCCGCCGCCATGCAGCCGTTCGTCAAGGCGCTCCCCCTCACCGCCCTCAACGACGCACTGCGCGCCGCGATCCTGGAAGGGGCCGACCTGTCCTCGCAGGCCGGCCGCGTTCTCGTCATGCTGGTGTGGGGCGTGGTCGCCTCCGTCGTGGCGCTCAAGTTGTTCCGCTGGAACTAG
- a CDS encoding ABC transporter ATP-binding protein gives MRYHAPLMDIAIRCRDLRKIYDTKPPVEAVRGLDLEVRSGECFGLLGPNGAGKTTTVEILEGILDPTGGDVEVLGLRWDGDHAGLRERIGVSLQETRLADKLTVEETLELFASFYRQGRPAGEVMEELGLTEKRRAWVMKLSGGQRQRLAVACALVGDPDLLFLDEPTTGLDPQSRRSLWDIIRDLRRRGRTILLTTHYMDEAEKLCDRVAVVDHGRVIALGTPAELIASLHGEHVVEFAVNGGASAAAPLPSPPDPRSLLDVPSVQSARAESGSILLTVDQPHIAIPALLARLGRDGHTLSRLTTRHASLEDVFVALTGRHLRDE, from the coding sequence ATGCGCTATCATGCGCCCCTCATGGACATCGCCATCCGCTGCCGCGATCTGCGCAAGATCTACGACACCAAGCCCCCGGTGGAGGCGGTGCGCGGCCTCGATCTCGAGGTGCGCTCCGGGGAGTGCTTCGGGCTCCTGGGACCGAACGGAGCCGGCAAGACGACGACGGTCGAGATCCTCGAGGGGATCCTCGATCCGACCGGCGGCGACGTCGAGGTGCTCGGGCTGCGCTGGGACGGCGACCACGCCGGGCTGCGCGAACGGATCGGCGTGTCGCTCCAGGAAACCCGGCTCGCCGACAAGCTGACCGTCGAGGAGACCCTGGAGCTGTTCGCCTCCTTCTACCGCCAGGGGCGCCCGGCCGGCGAGGTGATGGAGGAGCTCGGCCTCACCGAGAAGCGCCGGGCGTGGGTCATGAAGCTCTCGGGCGGGCAAAGGCAAAGGCTCGCCGTGGCCTGCGCCCTCGTGGGGGATCCCGACCTGCTCTTTCTCGACGAGCCGACGACCGGCCTCGACCCGCAGTCACGGCGTTCGCTCTGGGACATCATCCGCGACCTGCGCCGGCGCGGCCGGACGATTCTCCTGACGACCCATTACATGGACGAGGCGGAGAAGCTGTGCGATCGGGTGGCGGTCGTCGACCACGGCAGGGTGATCGCGCTGGGAACGCCCGCCGAGCTGATCGCCTCGCTCCACGGCGAGCACGTGGTCGAGTTCGCGGTGAACGGGGGCGCCTCGGCGGCCGCGCCCCTCCCGTCCCCGCCCGACCCTCGAAGCCTCCTGGACGTTCCTTCGGTCCAGTCGGCGCGCGCCGAGTCGGGCAGCATCCTCCTGACGGTGGATCAGCCGCACATCGCCATTCCGGCCCTCCTGGCGAGGCTGGGGCGGGACGGGCACACCCTGTCGCGCCTCACCACCCGCCACGCCAGCCTGGAGGACGTCTTCGTGGCGCTCACCGGACGGCATCTGCGCGATGAGTAG
- a CDS encoding methyltransferase domain-containing protein, whose product MAIDQDRLDQFIGKALGDIGGTFHAALVLLGEKLGLYKALAEGGPQTPADLAKRTKTTERYVREWLNAQAAAGYVLYDPKTGAYSMTEEQAFALADEASPAYLPGAFQVATAAIKSRDKIESAFRTGDGVGWHEHDPDLFEGTERFFRPNYSAHLVTSWIPALDGIDERLKKGAVVADVGCGHGASTVIMARAYPKSTFVGFDYHKPSVEKARHVAKSAGVSDRVTFEVARAQDFPGTNYDLVAFFDCLHDMGDPVGAARHVLKTLAKDGTWMIVEPFAHDRTEDNLNPVGRVYYSASTLICTPASLAQDVGLGLGAQAGEKRLREVVTAGGFKRFRRASETPFNLVFEARA is encoded by the coding sequence ATGGCCATCGATCAAGATCGTCTCGATCAATTCATTGGAAAGGCGCTCGGCGACATCGGAGGGACCTTCCACGCCGCCCTGGTTCTCCTCGGCGAGAAGCTGGGGCTCTACAAGGCGCTGGCCGAGGGCGGGCCGCAGACGCCCGCGGACCTGGCGAAGCGCACGAAGACGACCGAGCGCTACGTGCGCGAGTGGCTGAACGCGCAGGCGGCGGCCGGGTACGTCCTGTACGACCCGAAGACCGGCGCGTACAGCATGACGGAGGAGCAGGCGTTTGCGCTGGCGGACGAGGCGAGCCCGGCCTACCTGCCGGGGGCGTTCCAGGTCGCGACGGCGGCGATCAAGTCGCGCGACAAGATTGAATCGGCCTTCCGGACAGGCGACGGCGTCGGCTGGCACGAGCACGACCCCGACCTGTTCGAGGGGACGGAACGCTTCTTCCGGCCGAACTATTCGGCCCATCTCGTCACCTCCTGGATTCCCGCCCTCGACGGGATCGACGAGAGACTGAAGAAGGGGGCCGTCGTTGCCGACGTCGGGTGCGGCCACGGGGCCTCGACCGTGATCATGGCGCGCGCCTATCCGAAGTCCACGTTCGTCGGCTTCGACTACCACAAGCCTTCCGTCGAGAAGGCGCGGCACGTGGCGAAGAGCGCGGGAGTGTCGGACCGCGTGACCTTCGAGGTCGCCCGGGCGCAGGACTTTCCGGGGACGAATTACGACCTGGTCGCGTTCTTCGACTGCCTGCACGACATGGGGGACCCGGTCGGCGCCGCGCGCCACGTCCTGAAGACGCTGGCCAAGGACGGGACCTGGATGATCGTCGAGCCGTTCGCCCACGATCGGACGGAGGACAACCTGAACCCGGTCGGCCGCGTCTATTACAGCGCCTCGACGCTCATCTGCACGCCCGCGTCGCTGGCCCAGGACGTCGGCCTGGGGCTCGGCGCCCAGGCAGGGGAGAAGCGCCTGCGCGAGGTGGTGACCGCCGGCGGCTTCAAGCGCTTCCGGCGCGCCTCCGAGACGCCGTTCAACCTGGTGTTCGAGGCGCGGGCCTGA
- a CDS encoding FKBP-type peptidyl-prolyl cis-trans isomerase, translating to MKNALVLALAVTLAAAACSKTSKATAVDLKTEDQKTLYALGLVMSENLSAFGLSEAEVETVKAGFTDGALKRTRQVDLAVYGPKLRELAQARSTAGAATEKASGGEFLSKAALEKGAVKTPAGFVIQEIKAGTGPSPTKSDTVKVHYKGTLTDGTVFDSSIDRGEPAQFPLANVIPCWSQGVQMMKVGGKSRLVCPPELAYGDRGAPPHIKPGATLNFEVELLEIVKP from the coding sequence ATGAAGAATGCCCTGGTGTTGGCGCTCGCCGTGACCCTGGCGGCGGCCGCCTGCTCGAAGACATCGAAGGCCACCGCCGTGGATCTCAAGACGGAAGACCAGAAGACCCTGTACGCCCTCGGACTCGTGATGAGCGAGAACCTGAGCGCCTTCGGCCTGAGCGAAGCGGAGGTCGAAACCGTGAAGGCCGGCTTCACCGACGGGGCTCTCAAGCGCACCCGGCAGGTCGACCTGGCGGTGTACGGGCCGAAGCTCCGCGAGCTGGCGCAGGCCCGCTCGACCGCCGGCGCCGCAACAGAGAAGGCTTCCGGCGGGGAATTCCTGTCCAAGGCCGCCCTCGAGAAGGGGGCGGTGAAGACGCCGGCCGGCTTCGTGATCCAGGAGATCAAGGCCGGCACCGGCCCGTCGCCGACGAAGTCCGACACCGTGAAGGTGCACTACAAGGGGACCCTGACCGACGGGACGGTGTTCGATTCCTCCATCGATCGCGGCGAGCCGGCCCAGTTCCCGCTCGCCAACGTCATCCCGTGCTGGTCGCAGGGAGTGCAGATGATGAAGGTGGGGGGCAAGAGCCGGCTGGTCTGCCCGCCCGAGCTGGCCTATGGCGACCGGGGTGCGCCGCCGCACATCAAGCCCGGGGCGACCCTCAACTTCGAGGTCGAGCTGCTCGAGATCGTCAAGCCGTAG